A region from the Rufibacter sp. DG15C genome encodes:
- a CDS encoding thiamine pyrophosphate-dependent enzyme produces MQTVERTNQLSLSVDEMLQDYRIACESRQASLAGRKEVFMGKAKFGIFGDGKEVAQLAMAKFFRPGDFRSGYYRDQTFMFAIGALTLQQYFAQLYAHTDVEQEPSTAGRAMNGHFGTRLLDDEGNWKRQTDTKNSSSDISPTGGQMPRLLGLAYASKLYRQNAELHQFDDFSINGNEIAYGTIGNASTSEGMFFEAINAAGVLQVPMLMSVWDDGYGISVPAHYQTTKGSISEILAGFQRNAPGEQGYEIYKVKGWDYAGLCEVYQNASSVCREEHVPVLVHVEEVTQPQGHSTSGSHERYKSQDRLAWESEFDCLKQMRIWLLQNGFATETDLDQIEAEAKEAVKVARVAAWNAFNEGIVAGHKDCVHLLENLSGSIEAHASEVAAIKEELEKTTVPIRSDAVKAARKALRYVRNEKTAAKRELVKWLETAQGENADRFNSYLYSQSEESALLVEEIKPEYTEDSPTVDAREVLQACFDAMLARDPRVFAIGEDVGKIGDVNQAFAGLQDKYGDLRVTDTGIRECTIIGQGIGAALRGLRPITEIQYLDYLLYAIQILSDDVACLQYRTKGGQKAPLIVRTRGHRLEGIWHSGSPMGMILHSLRGMHVLVPRNMTQAAGFYNTLLKSDEPALVIECLNGYRLKERIPANIGEFTVPLGQPEVLRAGTDITIVTYGSMCRIVMDAAEQLQEFGISAEVIDVQTLLPFDIHHTITDSIRKTNRVLFADEDVSGGATGFMMQKVVDEQEAWRWLDSKPQALSAHDHRPPYSSDGDYFSKPNAEDVFETVYAIMHEADPEAFPAIM; encoded by the coding sequence ATGCAAACCGTTGAACGGACCAATCAGCTTTCCTTGTCAGTAGATGAAATGTTGCAAGACTACCGCATTGCCTGCGAAAGCCGCCAAGCCAGCCTAGCCGGCCGCAAGGAAGTTTTTATGGGCAAGGCCAAATTCGGGATCTTCGGAGACGGCAAAGAAGTGGCCCAGTTGGCCATGGCCAAATTTTTCAGGCCCGGTGATTTCCGTTCTGGTTACTATCGTGACCAGACGTTCATGTTTGCCATTGGTGCGCTTACTCTTCAACAATACTTTGCCCAGTTATACGCCCACACAGACGTAGAACAGGAGCCTTCCACAGCCGGAAGAGCCATGAACGGTCACTTCGGGACGCGTTTGTTGGATGATGAGGGCAACTGGAAACGCCAAACCGACACCAAGAACTCCAGCTCAGATATTTCCCCTACGGGCGGGCAGATGCCCCGGTTGTTAGGCTTGGCTTATGCTTCAAAATTATACCGTCAGAACGCAGAATTGCACCAGTTTGATGATTTCTCCATCAATGGCAATGAGATAGCCTACGGCACCATTGGCAATGCCTCCACTTCTGAGGGCATGTTCTTTGAAGCCATCAACGCCGCGGGCGTGCTGCAGGTACCTATGCTGATGTCGGTGTGGGATGATGGTTATGGTATTTCGGTGCCGGCCCATTACCAAACCACCAAAGGCAGCATCTCAGAGATTCTGGCCGGTTTTCAGCGCAATGCGCCGGGTGAGCAGGGTTATGAAATTTACAAAGTGAAAGGCTGGGATTATGCTGGTCTGTGCGAAGTCTATCAAAACGCTTCTTCGGTTTGCCGCGAAGAGCACGTGCCGGTGTTGGTGCACGTAGAAGAAGTAACCCAACCACAAGGCCACTCCACCTCAGGCTCGCATGAGCGCTACAAATCACAAGACCGCTTGGCCTGGGAAAGTGAGTTTGACTGTTTAAAGCAAATGCGCATCTGGCTACTGCAAAACGGTTTCGCCACAGAGACAGATTTAGACCAAATTGAAGCTGAGGCCAAAGAAGCCGTAAAAGTAGCCCGCGTGGCCGCTTGGAACGCGTTCAATGAAGGCATCGTAGCCGGTCATAAGGACTGTGTGCATTTGCTGGAGAATCTATCTGGCAGCATTGAAGCCCACGCTTCTGAGGTAGCCGCCATTAAAGAAGAATTGGAGAAAACCACCGTTCCTATTCGTTCTGACGCGGTGAAAGCCGCTCGCAAAGCGTTGCGGTACGTGCGTAATGAAAAAACCGCGGCTAAACGGGAGTTGGTAAAATGGTTAGAAACCGCCCAAGGAGAGAACGCGGATCGTTTCAACTCTTATTTATATAGCCAGTCAGAAGAATCTGCCCTATTGGTAGAGGAAATCAAACCAGAATACACCGAGGACAGCCCCACCGTAGATGCCCGTGAGGTACTACAAGCCTGCTTTGACGCTATGCTGGCCCGTGACCCACGCGTGTTTGCCATTGGTGAGGACGTTGGCAAGATAGGCGACGTGAACCAAGCCTTCGCTGGTCTGCAAGATAAATATGGTGATTTGCGCGTCACGGACACGGGTATTAGAGAATGTACCATAATAGGGCAGGGCATAGGTGCCGCTTTACGTGGACTACGTCCTATCACTGAGATTCAGTACTTGGATTACCTATTATATGCCATCCAGATCTTGTCTGATGATGTAGCCTGCTTGCAGTACCGGACCAAAGGCGGACAGAAAGCGCCTTTAATTGTGCGTACGCGTGGCCATAGACTGGAAGGTATCTGGCACTCGGGTTCACCTATGGGCATGATTCTGCATAGCTTAAGAGGCATGCACGTGTTGGTGCCCCGTAACATGACCCAAGCCGCTGGATTTTACAACACTTTGTTGAAATCAGATGAGCCAGCCTTGGTGATTGAGTGCTTGAACGGCTACCGCTTAAAAGAGCGCATTCCGGCTAACATTGGCGAGTTCACCGTTCCTTTGGGCCAGCCCGAGGTACTGCGTGCTGGTACAGACATTACCATTGTGACCTACGGTTCAATGTGCCGCATTGTCATGGACGCCGCCGAGCAGTTACAGGAGTTCGGGATTTCTGCCGAGGTGATAGACGTACAGACCTTGTTGCCATTTGACATTCACCATACCATCACGGATTCCATCAGAAAGACCAACCGTGTGTTGTTCGCAGATGAAGACGTGTCTGGCGGAGCCACGGGCTTTATGATGCAGAAGGTGGTTGACGAGCAGGAGGCATGGCGCTGGTTGGATTCTAAGCCACAGGCCTTGTCGGCGCATGATCACCGTCCGCCATATTCTTCAGACGGAGACTACTTCTCTAAACCAAATGCTGAGGACGTGTTTGAAACAGTCTACGCTATCATGCATGAGGCAGACCCAGAAGCGTTTCCGGCCATAATGTAA
- a CDS encoding DUF1573 domain-containing protein has protein sequence MKKIYLFLALALVVLTQGFASAQGVLSFEKETHDFGTIKEGGVATYEFKVKNTGNAPVIISHVQASCGCTTPEWSKDPIVPGATSVIKAGYNTAGRPGAFNKALTITSNANPETQMLFIKGTVSSAPAAPAHTPEQLAASPKIELTSSTYDFGKVEKGQKVTAKFTLKNTGKSDLNVTGVQTACNCVTYKLAPAVVKPGQSAKLELTYNPQVLQDRIETVTLTSNDITGSTNKLTLKAKVVESLAKQSAVKVNKGSVPFK, from the coding sequence ATGAAGAAAATCTATCTTTTTCTGGCGCTGGCACTGGTAGTGCTGACACAGGGTTTTGCCTCTGCGCAAGGAGTCTTGTCTTTTGAGAAAGAGACGCATGACTTTGGCACCATCAAAGAAGGCGGTGTGGCTACCTATGAATTTAAAGTAAAGAACACGGGCAACGCTCCAGTCATCATCAGCCATGTGCAGGCGTCTTGCGGCTGTACTACGCCAGAGTGGTCTAAAGACCCCATTGTGCCAGGTGCCACCAGCGTAATCAAAGCGGGTTACAATACCGCTGGTCGTCCAGGTGCTTTTAACAAAGCCTTGACCATTACTTCTAACGCCAACCCAGAAACGCAGATGCTGTTCATTAAAGGAACAGTGTCAAGTGCCCCTGCCGCTCCGGCGCATACCCCAGAGCAATTGGCGGCCTCCCCAAAAATTGAATTGACCAGTTCTACTTATGACTTTGGCAAGGTAGAGAAAGGCCAAAAAGTAACTGCCAAGTTTACCTTGAAAAACACTGGAAAAAGTGATTTAAACGTAACGGGCGTACAAACTGCTTGCAACTGTGTAACTTACAAGTTGGCTCCTGCCGTTGTAAAGCCAGGACAATCTGCTAAGTTGGAACTAACTTACAATCCGCAGGTGTTGCAAGACAGAATAGAGACGGTAACATTGACTTCTAATGACATCACCGGCTCAACCAACAAACTTACCTTAAAGGCCAAAGTGGTGGAAAGCTTAGCTAAGCAAAGCGCAGTAAAGGTTAACAAGGGCAGTGTCCCTTTTAAATAG
- the ald gene encoding alanine dehydrogenase has protein sequence MIIGLPKEIKNNENRVALTPGGVAEFVKNGHTVYVQATAGNGSGFPDEEYVGAGATILPTIEEVYAIAEMIVKVKEPIEQEYSLIKEGQLLFTYFHFASYEPLTHAMIERKATCLAYETVELKDRSLPLLIPMSEVAGRMAPQEGAKYLEKPLKGRGILLGGVPGVPPANVLVLGGGIVGTQAAKIAAGFGARVTIMDISLKRLRELDDFMPANVTTVMSNHYNIKEAIKTADLIIGAVLIPGAKAPHLITRDMLKDMKPGTVLVDVAVDQGGCIETCKPTTHENPTFIIDDVVHYCVANMPGAVPYTSTLALTNATLPYALLLANKGWKQACQERDELKLGLNVVDGKVVYPGVAEAFNLPLVKVEEVLA, from the coding sequence ATGATAATAGGTCTTCCAAAGGAGATTAAAAACAACGAAAACCGGGTGGCCCTTACCCCGGGTGGCGTGGCAGAGTTTGTTAAAAACGGCCACACTGTGTACGTGCAGGCAACTGCCGGTAACGGAAGCGGCTTCCCAGATGAAGAGTATGTAGGCGCCGGCGCCACCATTCTTCCTACCATTGAAGAAGTGTATGCCATCGCGGAGATGATTGTGAAGGTAAAAGAGCCGATTGAGCAGGAATACAGCCTGATCAAAGAAGGCCAGTTGCTGTTCACGTATTTCCACTTTGCCTCTTATGAGCCCTTGACGCACGCCATGATTGAGCGTAAAGCAACTTGCTTGGCTTATGAAACCGTTGAGTTGAAAGACCGTTCTTTGCCTTTGTTGATTCCAATGAGCGAAGTGGCGGGCCGTATGGCTCCGCAGGAAGGCGCTAAGTATTTAGAGAAGCCATTGAAAGGCCGCGGTATCTTGCTTGGTGGCGTACCAGGTGTTCCTCCAGCCAATGTATTGGTATTGGGCGGTGGTATTGTAGGTACCCAGGCAGCTAAGATTGCTGCTGGCTTTGGGGCCCGTGTTACTATCATGGACATCAGTTTGAAGCGTTTGCGCGAACTGGATGATTTCATGCCAGCCAACGTGACCACCGTAATGTCTAATCATTACAACATCAAAGAGGCCATCAAAACCGCTGATTTGATCATTGGCGCGGTATTGATCCCAGGCGCGAAGGCTCCTCACTTGATTACACGTGACATGTTGAAAGACATGAAGCCAGGTACCGTTCTGGTGGACGTTGCCGTTGACCAAGGAGGTTGCATTGAAACCTGTAAGCCAACTACCCATGAGAATCCAACCTTCATCATTGACGACGTAGTACATTACTGCGTAGCCAACATGCCAGGTGCGGTTCCTTACACCTCTACCCTAGCCTTGACCAACGCTACTCTTCCCTACGCTTTGTTGCTAGCCAACAAAGGCTGGAAGCAGGCTTGCCAAGAGCGCGACGAGCTGAAACTTGGCTTGAACGTAGTGGACGGCAAAGTAGTATATCCAGGTGTAGCAGAGGCCTTTAACCTACCATTGGTAAAAGTGGAGGAAGTTTTAGCATAA